Within the Solibacillus silvestris genome, the region ACAACAGCGAATGCGTATTTGAATATCCCATCACATAAAGCAGGGTTTCTTCATTCGGGCTTAAACCAATTGATAATGTAGGAGTAGTTTTTCCTTCTAAAATCAATTCTTCCGCCCCGGTCTCCAGGTCATATTTATACGTATTCAAAAAAGAAGGGTTTCCTTTTGATGAAGTGTAATAAAGCTTTCTCCCGTCTTCTGAAAGAATCATTCCTGTATTGCGCGTTCCTTCTTCATTAATAATCGGTTTTAATGTACCCCCATGAAGAGGCAAACCATAAAATTGTGTATTTTCATTGCCATCGTCATCAAAGCCTGCCAAGATGAATCGTCCTTGTTTATCATACAGAAGCCCATGACAGCTCTGATTATTGAATGTCAGCTGTGTCGGGAATGTACTTGGCAGATTCATTGCCCATAAATTATACTTTCCGCTTAAATTTGTACTGAAAACAAGTTGATTTTCATCCGGACTCACCGCAAAATCTCTAATTGAAAATGTCCTTAAAAACTGCTCTGCCCCTGGTTTAGGAAATGAAACCATATTGAATACTCCTCCTTAATGTTTAAATTGTAAAAACTGTATTATTACTAAATTACCATAAATATACTTTTAATTGAAATAAAATAATTGAATATACGAAAAATTGTATACAATTACTAAACCATTCGTAAAATAGTATTACAAATTAACTCAAATTAACTGAATTCACATATATTCATTTATAGATTATAAAAAACAAAAAAAGAGTAATACAGAACACCACCTGTTTACTCTTTTGCTCATATAAATCTTTACAAAGGTATATTTGAAACCTTCATCCGCACATACACCATTATTTTTATTCATAACTACCATTTAGCCTGTAAAATGATTTTCTATAATTTTTTCATTGATGTGTGCAGTTTTTTCCTCTTTTTTTATTCCATTTAATATTATATCCATATAGGTATTCACTAACTCTTCTTCTGACACTTCCCCATCCGGATCATACCAATTATACGAACGGTTAACCATGCCTAGAATTCCAAAAATGACAATATCACATCGAAGGTCATCCCTGAATTCCCCTTTTTCTATTCCTTCACCTAAGAGTTTTTGGAGTTTAATTCGAAACTCTTTACGATAATCATTGATTAACTTTAATTGATTATCATCGAGATGCCGAAACTCACGATTAAATACTCTTGCACTCTTCCCATGTATTTTAATATTTTTTATAATTAAAGAGATTAAATTATTCATTTTTTCTTTATTACTAAGATATTCATCATTAAATATTACTTCTTGTTCGGCTAATAACTCTTTAATATAATTTAAGTGAATATCCATTAATAATTCTTGTTTACTTTTAAAGTAATAATAAAAGGTACCCTTCGTCACACCGATTGTATCAATAATATCTTGAATGGAAGTTTTGCTGAATCCCTTTTTATCAAAGAGGTCTATACTTTCTTTTAGAATTCTTCCGCGCATTTAATTTACTCCTCAAGTCATTATTTTTTTACAATTTTAGTTCACTCCCTTTCAATTACTAAAGAGATTCCTTGGCCTCCACCGATACAAGCTGTAATAAGGGCGAATTTCCCAGCCGATCGTTTCAATTCATATACAGCTTTTGTTATTAAAATTGTGCCTGTTGCACCTAATGGATGCCCATGTGCAATTGCTCCGCCATTAACATTTAGTTTTTCCGGATCGATTCCCAATTCCCGGTCACAGGCGATAACCTGTGCAGCAAACGCCTCGTTCAATTCGATAATGTCCATATCGGATAAAGAAAGATTCAACTTCTCTAATAATTTTTTCGTTGCCGGTACGGGACCAATTCCCATGATATTAGGGTCTACTCCTGCAACGGTTGATCCTTTAATCGTGGCTAATGGTTGAATTCCTAATTCTTCAGCCTTCTCTCGAGACATAATGACCATTGCTGATGCCGCATCATTCAGTCCGGAACTACTGCCTGCTGTGACTGTTCCATCTCTTTGGAAAGCTGGAGATAGCTTTGCTAATGCAGCTAACGTTGTATTCGGACGCGGATGTTCATCTTTGTTAAAAAGAATCGGCTCACCTTTACGAACAGGAATACTAATTGGAACAATTTGTTCATCAAAACGCCCTTCATGAATTGCAGTTGCCATTCTTAGTTGACTTCTTAAGGAATACTCATCTTGTTCCTTTCTTGTAATATCGTATTTTTTTGCAAGGTTTTCTGCAGTAGTTCCCATGCCCGGGTTTCCGATTTCTTCAGGAGCAAGTAACGTTTTACGAGACCTTGGCGGGATTGAACTGTATGCTTGTTCTGGACGCTCATATTGATATGGTGCACGGCTCATGCTTTCAATCCCCCCGGCAACATATATATCACCTGCACCAGATTGTATTGCTTGGGCAGCTAATGCAGCTGCATTAATACCTGAACCACATTGCCTGTCTATTGTTAACCCCGGTATGTTGACAGATAAACCGCCCTGTAAAGCTGTCAATCTAGCAATATTGCCGCCACCACTTAAAACATTTCCTAAAATCACATCATCGATCATTTCAGGATTAAGATTCACTCTCTTGATTGCTTCTTTAATAACTTCTCCTCCATACAGATGAGCAGGAAGACTTGCTAATGCCCCACCTTGTTTTCCAATCGCCGTACGAACAGCTGATACAATGACAGCATCTCTTTTCATATATGGTCTCCTCATTATCAGTTTATATTTAAAGGATTTGCCCCTATCCTATTTGAAATCGAGACAAACCCTTTTTAATTAATAACGTTCAAATATTAATTTTCCCTTAACCACAGCTTTTTGATGCTGGTTTATAGCTTTCACATCAAAGATTAGTGATTGATCCACTATGTCAACTAAGTCAGCCTTTAAAGTAAGAACATCATTTAAAAACACCATTCCTGTAAATCGAATATTATAATCTTTTATATAGCCCTCATCATAATAAGCCGTAAACAGCTTGGAAAGGTTGCCCATCGTCCACATACCATGAGCAATAATTCCTGGTAGACCAGCTTTTTTAGCTTCTTCATCAATTGTATGAATCGGATTAAAATCACCGGAAGAACCTGAATACTTGATTAAATCCATTCTCGATACTGGTTCTAGTGTCGTTTCAAGAGATTCACCTTTTCTTATATCTGCTAAAACTGTCATACGTTTAAGGACCTCCTTACCGTTTCCGTGATGATTGTGATCGACTCTTCAGTGAAAATTAATCTCCCATCTCTGTCTTCACCATACCGTGTCATCTTCAGGAAGCCCATTTTTCCGGTGCTGCCTTCTTTTTCATAGTAATCTTCTATTTTCGAGTAGCAATAGACTTCCTCTCCAACCAAAAGGGGGCGTTCATAATGATAAATCTGTTCACCATGTATTAATCCTTTTAACGGTAATTTGAGTCCATCGATATAACCAGATCTAAGCACCCTTGGAAATGTAGGGGGAGCAATATTTGTGCCATATCGTGATTGTTTACCAATCTCTTCATCAGTATAGATTGGATGATTATCTCCAATGGATTCAGCAAATCTTCTTACAAGCTCTCTTTCAATTACATTTCTTACTTTGTTAGAAGTTAGTCCAATATACTCTGTATACAAAACTTCATCCCTTCTCTTTAATTTGTCGGTCCGCCAGCTACATAGAGTACTTGCCCGTTTACAAATGAGGAATTTTCATCGGCAAAGAAAGCAACTGCATTTGCGATATCTCTAGGCTTTCCAACTCTGCCAACAGGTATTTTACTGGCACCTGCCTTCAGGAAATCTTCAAAAGGTACACCGATTCGCTCTGCAGTAGCTTTCGTCATATCTGTCTCGATAAAACCAGGTGCAACTGCATTTGTCGTAATGCCAAATTTCCCGAATTCTCTCGCCAGTGTTTTTGTCAGACCTTGTAAGCCAGCTTTAACCGTTGAATAGTTTGCTTGCCCGGGGTTCCCTAATGCTGAAGTTGAAGAAATATTAATAATTCTTCCATACTTCTGCTGAACCATGTATTTTTGTGCTGCACGCGTTGTATTAAAGGCACCTTTCAAGTGAACATCGATTACCTGATCCCAGTCATTATCTGTCATTTTAAATAGTAAGTTATCGCGGATAATGCCTGCATTGTTAACTAAAATATCAATTGATCCATATTCCTTCATAACCTGTTCCATCGCGGCCTCAACTTCATGTGAATTCACAACATTTGCCTGTAGGGCTAAAATGTCGAATCCTATTTCTTTAAATTCAGACTGTACATTTTGTAATGCTTCCGTATCAATATCAATTATGGCTATTTTTGCTCCTTCTTCAGTAAAAGTTTCTGCAATGCTTTTCCCTATACCGCGACTACCGCCAGTTATAAATGCAACTCTATTTTCAAATCTTCCAGTCAAATAAATTCCTCCTGCCTTATCTACTAAAATTTTGTGTCTTAACATTTTATTAGTAGTTTTAAAGAATTATTCAGTCAAACGAAACATTATGCTTTTTTCACTAATTATTTACTAATCGGTACTTAAATACTCCATTTTGTTTTTCTGAAATGACAAGATTCCGTTCTTCTAATAAATCCAGTACACTTATAATTTCAAACAAAAATGTAATTACAGCTTTCTCATACCTTCCCCGGTACATGTCTTGTATAATTTCAAATCCGGTTGCAGCACCATTTGCTTTTTTTAGTGTATTGATCACACGACTTACACGATGTTCTATATTGCTTATATGTCCGTCAATTGCTCCATTTAAATCGGATATAATGGAGCCATGTCCTGAAAAAGTAAAGTTAGCAGAAAGTTTTCTGCACTTTTCTAAATTCTTTAGATATTGGATTAAGGGTTTTGCACGCGTATTTCCGGGTTTAGGTGCATCCATCCACATCCCTCCATGGACCCCTTTGATAATGTGATCTCCACAAATGAACAGCTGCTCATCCGCGCTATAAAAAGAAATATGATCCTGTGAATGACCTAACGTTTCTATTACTTGAAATGAAGGTAAACCCGGTACCATATCTCCCTCCTCTAGTACCTCATCAACAGATGCAGTTTGGAAATAATCCCGGTGTCCCTTTCGAAACGCTGACTTGATAGCGATATCTTCTGTTAAACCGAATTCAATGAATAAGTTGTGAAAAAATTCAGCGCTCCATTCTATATAGCTTTCATCCTTTAAAATCATTTCAGTATCTTTATGAGCAAAAATCTTAATAGTAGGATTCTTCTCTAAAATCCAGTCCACAAGACCTGTATGATCATTATGGTGATGTGTTAATACAATTTGTTCGAGATCGGTTATTTCAACGCCTAGACGATGCAGGCCATTATTGAGATCATCCCAACCCTGTTTATTTTTTAGACCGGCATCAATAAGGGTTAACTTCTCTCCAAACACAACATATGAATTTACCGGACCAATTGGGAAGTTGGTTGTTAACTCTATTTTTTCTATCCTTTGCAAAGTACTCAATCCTTTTTTTGTCGGAATTTTTCTCACATACCTTCCATGTGACGATATTTTTTTACACAAATAGTATCCAACACTCTATAATGTTGAGTATTTTATTTATCGTACCAAACATCTTTTAAATATCCGTATCCGTATGAAGCATGTGGATATGAATCTCTTACATAAGGCTGTATCGGAGTCTTCGTATAATAAGTTGTGATTGGAATCGGATTAACTACATTTTCTAAAACATAACGTTGAATTTCATAGATATATTGTTTTCTTTTTTCAACATCCAGTATTGTTCTCTGTTCATCAAGCAATTTGTCTAATTCCGGGTCACTGATGTTATACCAGTTTCTGGAGCCATCCGTGTGTAATTGCGTACGAAGCCATTCATCAGGCTCCTGGAAATATGTTTGATAGCCTACACCCATGTCATAATCGACATTCGGCCATTTTTCCGAGAAGTAAGCAGCATATTCAACCACCTCTATTTCGACATTAATTCCCACGTTTCTTAAATCTTCCGCAACCCATTGTGCGACACGCACAAGTTGTTCTCCGTAGCCATTCGTTACCATCATGGTCGTATCAAAACCATTTGGATACCCAGCCTCTGCCAGTAACTTTTTTGCCTCTTCTGGATTATATGATAATAATTTTTCTCTCTCTTCTAAAGGTAAGGCCCAATCACCTAATGAAGGATTGACTGGTCCACTCGTTTCACCGCCGCCGTAGATAGCCTTTACCATTGATTTTCGGTCAACAGCCATACTAATGGCTTTCCGTACCCGTAAATCCGTAAAAGGTTCTCTTTCCATATTCATATACAATTGTTCCTGCGTAGCAAACAGGGCTTCAAAAATTTTGATATTTGGATTTGTTTTTTGTAATTGTGTAATTTCTTCAGGAGATAGTCCACCTATAGAATCTGCCTGACCTGTACGAAATGCTGCTATACGAGATCCCTGTTCCGGTACGACTTTATAAATAATTTCATCTAAATATGGTTTGCCTTCTTCATAATAATTCGGATTTTTTTTGTAAGTAGCCTGCACATTATCTTCCCATTTTTCTAACACAAATGGACCTGTTCCAATTGCGTCAGTTGCTAAATCAACTTTCCCATCAATCGCTTCCTTAGGTAAAATCCACATGAAATGGTTTGCCATGAAATTTAAAAACGGAGCAAATGGCTGTTTTAATGTAAAGACTACCGTTTGATCATCTTGCGCTACGATACTTTCTACTACAGATAATAATGCTGCTTGATGACCAGGCAAATTGATGATTCTTTCCATTGTCGATACAACGTCCTGTGCCGTTAACTGTCTGCCATTTACCGGCTCTACATCATGCCAATATGCCTCTCGAAGATGGAATGTATAGGTCTTTCCATCATCAGATACTTCCCAACGCTCTGCAAGATCCGGCACAACATTATAATCTGTATAAGCAGCATCCGGTCCTGTTTCATAAGTAACTAGCTTGTTATAAACTAATCCTGCAAGCATATGTGTATAAATTGATGACTGACGATGAGGATCGAGCATATCAGGATCTGCAGGAGTAAGGATGGTATAGGTTCCACCACTTTTCGGTGCAGTAGTTCCTCCATCCTTATCGTCTGGCCCTTCATCTGATGATTCGTCAGCGGAGCAAGCACTAATTACTAGTACTAA harbors:
- a CDS encoding TetR family transcriptional regulator; its protein translation is MRGRILKESIDLFDKKGFSKTSIQDIIDTIGVTKGTFYYYFKSKQELLMDIHLNYIKELLAEQEVIFNDEYLSNKEKMNNLISLIIKNIKIHGKSARVFNREFRHLDDNQLKLINDYRKEFRIKLQKLLGEGIEKGEFRDDLRCDIVIFGILGMVNRSYNWYDPDGEVSEEELVNTYMDIILNGIKKEEKTAHINEKIIENHFTG
- a CDS encoding beta-ketoacyl-ACP reductase, which translates into the protein MTGRFENRVAFITGGSRGIGKSIAETFTEEGAKIAIIDIDTEALQNVQSEFKEIGFDILALQANVVNSHEVEAAMEQVMKEYGSIDILVNNAGIIRDNLLFKMTDNDWDQVIDVHLKGAFNTTRAAQKYMVQQKYGRIINISSTSALGNPGQANYSTVKAGLQGLTKTLAREFGKFGITTNAVAPGFIETDMTKATAERIGVPFEDFLKAGASKIPVGRVGKPRDIANAVAFFADENSSFVNGQVLYVAGGPTN
- a CDS encoding dehydratase, whose amino-acid sequence is MTVLADIRKGESLETTLEPVSRMDLIKYSGSSGDFNPIHTIDEEAKKAGLPGIIAHGMWTMGNLSKLFTAYYDEGYIKDYNIRFTGMVFLNDVLTLKADLVDIVDQSLIFDVKAINQHQKAVVKGKLIFERY
- a CDS encoding dehydratase, encoding MYTEYIGLTSNKVRNVIERELVRRFAESIGDNHPIYTDEEIGKQSRYGTNIAPPTFPRVLRSGYIDGLKLPLKGLIHGEQIYHYERPLLVGEEVYCYSKIEDYYEKEGSTGKMGFLKMTRYGEDRDGRLIFTEESITIITETVRRSLNV
- a CDS encoding acetyl-CoA acetyltransferase, whose amino-acid sequence is MKRDAVIVSAVRTAIGKQGGALASLPAHLYGGEVIKEAIKRVNLNPEMIDDVILGNVLSGGGNIARLTALQGGLSVNIPGLTIDRQCGSGINAAALAAQAIQSGAGDIYVAGGIESMSRAPYQYERPEQAYSSIPPRSRKTLLAPEEIGNPGMGTTAENLAKKYDITRKEQDEYSLRSQLRMATAIHEGRFDEQIVPISIPVRKGEPILFNKDEHPRPNTTLAALAKLSPAFQRDGTVTAGSSSGLNDAASAMVIMSREKAEELGIQPLATIKGSTVAGVDPNIMGIGPVPATKKLLEKLNLSLSDMDIIELNEAFAAQVIACDRELGIDPEKLNVNGGAIAHGHPLGATGTILITKAVYELKRSAGKFALITACIGGGQGISLVIERE
- a CDS encoding Zn-dependent hydrolase, which translates into the protein MRKIPTKKGLSTLQRIEKIELTTNFPIGPVNSYVVFGEKLTLIDAGLKNKQGWDDLNNGLHRLGVEITDLEQIVLTHHHNDHTGLVDWILEKNPTIKIFAHKDTEMILKDESYIEWSAEFFHNLFIEFGLTEDIAIKSAFRKGHRDYFQTASVDEVLEEGDMVPGLPSFQVIETLGHSQDHISFYSADEQLFICGDHIIKGVHGGMWMDAPKPGNTRAKPLIQYLKNLEKCRKLSANFTFSGHGSIISDLNGAIDGHISNIEHRVSRVINTLKKANGAATGFEIIQDMYRGRYEKAVITFLFEIISVLDLLEERNLVISEKQNGVFKYRLVNN
- a CDS encoding peptide ABC transporter substrate-binding protein — protein: MDKKLKSIIYVFVLGLLVLVISACSADESSDEGPDDKDGGTTAPKSGGTYTILTPADPDMLDPHRQSSIYTHMLAGLVYNKLVTYETGPDAAYTDYNVVPDLAERWEVSDDGKTYTFHLREAYWHDVEPVNGRQLTAQDVVSTMERIINLPGHQAALLSVVESIVAQDDQTVVFTLKQPFAPFLNFMANHFMWILPKEAIDGKVDLATDAIGTGPFVLEKWEDNVQATYKKNPNYYEEGKPYLDEIIYKVVPEQGSRIAAFRTGQADSIGGLSPEEITQLQKTNPNIKIFEALFATQEQLYMNMEREPFTDLRVRKAISMAVDRKSMVKAIYGGGETSGPVNPSLGDWALPLEEREKLLSYNPEEAKKLLAEAGYPNGFDTTMMVTNGYGEQLVRVAQWVAEDLRNVGINVEIEVVEYAAYFSEKWPNVDYDMGVGYQTYFQEPDEWLRTQLHTDGSRNWYNISDPELDKLLDEQRTILDVEKRKQYIYEIQRYVLENVVNPIPITTYYTKTPIQPYVRDSYPHASYGYGYLKDVWYDK